The Chitinophagales bacterium region AACCGTACAGAACTTAAAATAGAGCCGGAAATAGATACCTTAGAAGATGGCGTTGAATACTTCTTTAATTTTGAACTTGCCGATGGCTACAAGATTTCGCAGTCTTTTTTCGATAAAGGTTTGGCAATTTTATACGATTCGCTCCTAATGGTTCGCCCAAAATCCAATGTTCCAAAAGGAAATACTGTATCTGCCTTGCGATTTATTATTACCAACAAGCAAAAAACGCGCATTTTACTTATGAAGGAGTTTGTGATACAAAGCGATGGCAAACAATATCCATTGCTTCCAAAACCTCAAACCAACATCGTAAAGTTGGTTCCGGACTTTAAAATTGAAAGAAATGGCGTGTATAATAAAAAGGAATTTATAGAGCGCCCTCGTGTGCTTTTCTACGAAACCCAGTACAGCGATTCTGCAAAAAAGATAAATGCCATCCGCATGAATATTATTAGGCGCCATCAAGAAAAGCACTTCCGCAGCATGAACGATACGCTTAGCGGAGAAATGCTGCGTGCCATAAAAAAGATAAAGAAAAGAACCACGGTTTTTATGGGTATAGAAGTACCGCAACCGCGCAACAAAGTAAAAAATGTGTGGAGTCGTTTCTTTATTACAGATTAAACACTCCAGTGTCTGCGCTTACCAATGTAAGCACATGGTTTTCAAAAAACTTATACCGCAATTGTAATGAAGCTATACTTGCATGTTGTAAGCGTATTGTTGCATTCAACACACCTTCTGCTTTAACTTCAAACGGTGCAATTAAAAGTTGGCTGGCAAAATCCAACTGTTTTTCGGAATAGAGTTTATACAAACTTTCTTTGGCACTCCAATACAGTGTAAGCGTTTCAATTCTTTTATCGGCAATAGCTGCCAATTCATCCGGCTGCAAAAACTTATGTGCAATACGCTCAATTCTTTCTTCCAAAGTTTCTATATCTATACCTACTAATTTAGTTTCGCTTACGGCTGCCGCTCCCCACCATTTTGAATGAGAAAGCGAAATGTGCAAACTACTGTTGGCTGCAATCGGCTTTCCTAATTCATTCTTTACTATTTCTATCTTTTTACCGGCCGCAATATCAGCGGCAAACCTTGCATGCTGCGACTGATTTGCCGCTTTGTTTCCTACATTGCTGGCAGCTATAGTAACTATGGCAACCGAAACATCAGGCAAAAAATTTGGCTCTACAAAAACAGTTTGCATATCAACCCTCTAAGTTGATGGTAAGTGTAAATGCTCGAGAAAATAATTTATCCAATACGCGCGAATAAATTAACCCATCGGTAGGTTCGTGAATATTTAAAACTCCATGCGTAAACTTAAATTCCGGACTTAAAATAAAATACGGGAAGTAATACATAAAGCCAATTCCGGCTTCTACACACAAATCGTGCCTCCGCAATTTTACCAAATCGGTAGCTCTACGTGCCTTTTGGTTCGATGCCAAATCGAAATCGTAACGAATACCAGCCAATACATAAATTCTAAAATCTTTAATGGGTTCACTCTTATAGCGCAGCAGCACAGGAAAATCGAGATAAATAGATTGTATTGTTTTTTTTACAACGGGCGGTTTGCCTTTTTGCGTATATTCTATGCTCTTATCTGAAAAAGAAAGCGTGGG contains the following coding sequences:
- a CDS encoding 4-phosphopantetheinyl transferase family protein; amino-acid sequence: MQTVFVEPNFLPDVSVAIVTIAASNVGNKAANQSQHARFAADIAAGKKIEIVKNELGKPIAANSSLHISLSHSKWWGAAAVSETKLVGIDIETLEERIERIAHKFLQPDELAAIADKRIETLTLYWSAKESLYKLYSEKQLDFASQLLIAPFEVKAEGVLNATIRLQHASIASLQLRYKFFENHVLTLVSADTGVFNL
- a CDS encoding PorT family protein — encoded protein: MYKKIFWALFILFSIAAKAQFNVHELGKKQVYFGIAVGVNMADFTIIKKEKRLENDTIKNLRPVLAPGFNLGIICNYQFHRYFDLRFIPTLSFSDKSIEYTQKGKPPVVKKTIQSIYLDFPVLLRYKSEPIKDFRIYVLAGIRYDFDLASNQKARRATDLVKLRRHDLCVEAGIGFMYYFPYFILSPEFKFTHGVLNIHEPTDGLIYSRVLDKLFSRAFTLTINLEG